A stretch of Aedes aegypti strain LVP_AGWG chromosome 2, AaegL5.0 Primary Assembly, whole genome shotgun sequence DNA encodes these proteins:
- the LOC5578151 gene encoding transcription elongation factor SPT5: MSDSGSGSDNDSVVSNRSRKSGGSNRSRSMSRSASRSVSRSRSRSRSGSRSRSRSASGSRSGSDVEQVRVKKKRKISGGSDEEEAEDEQEPEGEDLDSEEYEDDEDDDDRRGGRKKKKKERFGGFIIDEAEVDDEVDEDEEWEEGAQEIGIVGNEVEEFGQTAREIENRRRGTNLWDNQKEDEIEEYLRKKYADESIARRHFGDGGEEMSDEITQQTLLPGIKDPNLWMVKCRIGEEKATVLLLMRKFLTYANTDEPLMIKSVVAPEGVKGYVYIESYKQTHVKAAITNVGNLRMGIWKQDMVPIKEMTDILKVVKEQTGLKPKQWVRLKRGIYKDDIAQVDYVDLAQNQVHLKLLPRIDYTRLRGALRTTQSENDENKRKKKRRPPAKPFDPEAIRAIGGEVTSDGDFLIFEGNRYSRKGFLYKNFTMSAILAEGVKPTLAELERFEEQPEEINIELAVSGKEDPVGTHTFSMGDNVEVCVGDLENLQAKIIAIDGALITVMPKHEDLKDPLIFKASELRKYFKTGDHAKVLAGRYEGETGLIVRVEPQRIVLVSDLTMHELEVLPRDLQLCSDMATGVDSLGQYQWGDLVQLDPQTVGVIVRLERENFHVLGMHGKVLECKPTALQKRRENRNTIALDADQNQIRRKDIVKVMEGPHAGRDGEIKHLYRNLAFLYSRMYTENGGIFVCKTRHLQLAGGNKSQGNVLMPMGQFGFMSPRIHSPMHPSGGRGGGRGGGRGGRGGARVNRDREILGKTIKITGGPYKGAVGIVKDATESTARVELHSSCQTISVDRNHITVVGATPKEGSVSSYIRTPSRTPGSSYGSQTPVYSGSKTPLHGSQTPSYDVGNRTPYGSMTPSHDGSMTPRHGAWDPAVTNTPARSNDFDFNMEEPSPSPGYNPSTPGYQINTPFAPNTPGNMFNAENYSPYQPSPSPSPSPYQVGYMGTPSPSGYSPATPGAPQSPYNPQTPGASLDSQYSDWCTTDIEVKIRNHDDSHLEGQSGFIKTVNSGACSVFLPAEDRVVTVLSNNLEPAVPGPGDRFKVIFGEDRDSIGDFLSMSGSKEAMVSFNGKKKIMPLSYLCKVTMD, from the coding sequence ATGTCGGACAGTGGAAGCGGCTCGGACAATGACAGCGTGGTGTCGAATCGATCCCGGAAAAGCGGGGGATCCAATAGGAGCAGATCGATGTCCCGCTCGGCGTCCCGTTCCGTTTCGAGGTCGCGTTCCCGATCCCGATCGGGGTCCCGTTCGCGGTCACGCTCGGCGTCTGGATCCAGGTCCGGTTCGGATGTGGAACAGGTGCGGGTGAAGAAGAAGCGTAAGATTTCCGGTGGATCGGACGAAGAGGAGGCGGAAGATGAACAGGAACCAGAAGGGGAGGATTTGGACTCGGAGGAGTACGAAGATGACGAGGATGACGATGACCGACGCGGGGGaaggaaaaagaaaaagaaggaaCGGTTTGGTGGATTTATTATCGATGAGGCCGAAGTGGATGACGAGGTGGACGAAGATGAGGAATGGGAAGAAGGAGCGCAAGAGATTGGAATCGTGGGAAATGAGGTGGAGGAATTTGGCCAGACGGCACGGGAAATCGAAAACAGACGACGTGGGACGAATCTGTGGGACAACCAGAAGGAGGACGAAATCGAGGAGTATCTGAGGAAGAAGTATGCAGATGAATCGATTGCCCGGAGGCACTTTGGAGATGGAGGAGAGGAAATGTCCGATGAAATCACTCAGCAAACTTTGCTGCCCGGAATTAAGGATCCGAATTTGTGGATGGTCAAATGTCGCATCGGGGAAGAGAAGGCCACGGTGCTGCTTTTGATGAGAAAGTTTTTGACCTATGCCAACACGGATGAACCGCTGATGATTAAATCCGTCGTTGCTCCGGAAGGGGTCAAAGGATACGTCTACATTGAATCATACAAGCAAACTCACGTCAAAGCGGCCATCACCAATGTGGGAAACCTGAGGATGGGTATCTGGAAGCAGGACATGGTCCCCATCAAAGAAATGACCGACATCCTCAAAGTCGTCAAGGAACAAACCGGTCTCAAGCCGAAGCAATGGGTTCGATTGAAGCGAGGCATCTACAAGGACGACATCGCCCAGGTGGATTACGTCGATCTGGCCCAGAACCAGGTCCATTTGAAGTTGCTTCCCCGCATTGACTACACACGATTGCGGGGAGCTCTCCGGACAACCCAGTCCGAGAACGATGAAAACAAGCGCAAGAAGAAGCGTCGTCCCCCGGCAAAACCATTCGACCCGGAAGCAATCCGAGCCATTGGCGGTGAGGTCACGTCCGATGGTGACTTCCTGATCTTCGAAGGCAACCGATACTCCCGCAAAGGGTTCCTGTACAAGAACTTCACCATGTCGGCTATTCTGGCCGAAGGCGTCAAGCCCACTCTAGCCGAGCTGGAACGATTTGAAGAACAGCCCGAGGAAATCAACATCGAACTGGCCGTTTCGGGCAAGGAAGACCCCGTCGGAACGCACACCTTCTCCATGGGAGACAACGTTGAAGTTTGCGTGGGTGATCTGGAGAACCTCCAGGCCAAAATTATAGCCATTGATGGGGCCCTCATTACCGTCATGCCCAAGCACGAAGATCTGAAAGATCCTCTCATCTTCAAAGCCTCGGAGTTGCGGAAATACTTCAAAACCGGAGACCACGCCAAGGTCCTCGCGGGAAGATACGAAGGCGAGACGGGTTTGATCGTACGGGTGGAACCGCAGCGCATTGTCCTCGTGTCGGATTTGACCATGCACGAGCTGGAAGTGCTGCCGAGGGATTTGCAACTTTGTTCTGATATGGCCACCGGCGTCGATTCGCTTGGCCAGTACCAGTGGGGTGATTTGGTTCAGCTAGATCCACAAACCGTGGGCGTTATTGTTCGACTGGAACGTGAGAATTTCCACGTTCTTGGAATGCATGGGAAAGTGCTGGAGTGTAAGCCAACGGCTCTGCAGAAGCGCAGGGAGAATCGGAATACCATCGCACTGGATGCGGATCAGAATCAAATCCGCAGGAAGGACATCGTTAAGGTCATGGAAGGGCCTCACGCTGGACGGGATGGCGAAATCAAGCATCTCTACCGCAATCTTGCCTTCTTGTACTCGAGAATGTACACGGAGAACGGAGGAATCTTTGTCTGCAAAACCAGGCATCTTCAGCTGGCCGGTGGCAACAAATCCCAAGGAAACGTCCTGATGCCAATGGGGCAGTTCGGATTCATGTCTCCTCGTATCCACTCGCCAATGCATCCTTCCGGAGGCCGTGGAGGTGGACGAGGTGGTGGTCGGGGCGGTCGTGGAGGCGCCCGTGTCAACCGGGATCGGGAAATTCTTGGCAAAACCATCAAGATCACAGGAGGGCCCTACAAAGGGGCCGTTGGTATCGTTAAGGACGCCACAGAGAGCACAGCCCGTGTCGAGTTGCATTCCTCCTGTCAGACGATCTCGGTGGATCGGAATCACATTACCGTCGTTGGAGCAACCCCGAAGGAAGGCTCCGTCTCGAGCTACATCCGCACTCCAAGTCGCACACCGGGAAGCAGCTACGGTTCTCAAACCCCGGTCTACTCCGGATCTAAGACCCCACTTCATGGCTCGCAAACTCCCTCCTACGATGTTGGTAATCGTACTCCGTACGGTTCGATGACTCCGTCCCACGATGGAAGCATGACTCCTCGCCATGGTGCCTGGGATCCAGCAGTCACAAACACCCCGGCCCGCTCCAACGACTTCGACTTCAACATGGAAGAACCATCCCCCAGCCCCGGCTACAATCCCAGCACTCCGGGCTATCAGATCAACACACCTTTCGCACCGAACACCCCCGGGAACATGTTCAACGCCGAGAACTACAGCCCATACCAGCCAAGTCCCAGCCCGAGTCCTTCCCCGTACCAGGTCGGCTACATGGGAACCCCATCCCCGAGTGGCTATTCCCCGGCTACCCCCGGAGCCCCCCAATCTCCCTACAACCCGCAAACCCCCGGAGCCAGCTTGGACTCGCAGTACAGCGATTGGTGTACCACGGACATTGAGGTCAAGATCCGCAATCACGACGACTCCCATCTGGAAGGCCAGAGCGGATTCATCAAAACGGTCAACAGCGGCGCCTGTTCAGTGTTCCTCCCTGCTGAAGATCGCGTCGTTACGGTGCTGAGCAACAATCTGGAACCGGCCGTTCCCGGACCCGGCGATCGGTTCAAGGTGATCTTTGGGGAAGATCGCGACTCGATTGGAGACTTCCTGTCGATGTCCGGCAGCAAGGAAGCGATGGTGTCGTTCAATGGCAAGAAGAAGATCATGCCGTTGAGCTATCTCTGCAAGGTGACGATGGATTAG